GCCTCCGGCCCCGGGCCGGAGACACAGAGGTTCAGTCCCGGCCATACCAGTCGTCGCGCCTCAGGGGAAGGCCCGACCGTCCATCCGGGTCGGGTCGACTGAGCAGAGTCTGGTAAACCGAAAGGTAGCCACGGTCGAAGGCATAGGCCGAGGCGGCCATGTAGAGGCGCCAGATACGGTAGGTTGACTCGTCGACGTGGCGAAGCGCTTGGGCATGGGCAGCCTCAAGGCGGCGCACCCAGTGCCGGAGGGTCAGGCCATAATGCTCGCGCAGGTTCTCGACGTCCCGAATCTCCAGGCCCGCTTCCTCGGCCGATCCCAGCACAACGGGCAGAGGCGGGATGTCCCCGTCGGGAAAAACATAGGAGTCAATGAACGAGGGACAGGTCGCACGGCGGGGACGCCCACCCTCGCCGATCGCATGGTTGAGGAGCACCCCTCCCGGCCGCAGGAAATCCCGGAGGGTCCGGAAGTATTCACCCAGTCGCTCGCGCCCGACGTGCTCGGCCATCCCCACGCTGACCACGGCGTCAAAAGGATGGTCGGGCTTGAGCTCCCGGTAGTCGACCGGCTCGATGCGAACGCGGCCGGCCAACCCGGCCCCGACTACCCGTTCACTCGCCCAATCGGCCTGGCGACCGCTCAAGGTCACCCCGGTCACCTCGACACCGTAGTGACGCGCCGCATACACAGCGAATCCCCCCCAGCCGCAGCCCACATCGAGCACCCGGTCACCTGCCTTGAGTCGCAACTTGCGGCAGAGGAGGTCCAGCTTGGCTTCCTGCGCGCGTTCCAGGTCTCCGTCGCGTTGCCCGAAATAGGCGCACGAGTAAACCATCCGGGGATCAAGCCAAAGCTGGAAGAACTCATTGGAGAGGTCGTAATGAAAGCGGACCGACTGACGATCCCGCTCACGGGAGTGTCGCCGACCGAACCGGGAAACGGAGGCTCCCCGGCCGGCGAATTCTCCTGGATCGGCCGGCAATCGGCGAAGGTGCGCCATCAGCCGAATCCGTTTCGCCAGGTTCGAGTCCGCCAGGTCCGCCAGCAGATCAGCCATCGAACAGGCGGCCTCGAGGTCTCCGGACACATCGAACCGGTCGGCAATAAACGCTTCAGCCAGACGTTTCTCCGAAATCGATCCGAACATCCCGCGCAAGGCTCCGGGAGATTTGAGGATCAGGGTCGCCGGCCGCCGTTCCCCATCCGGCCAGAGCGTGCCCTCCCAGAGTCTGACCGAAACCGGGGGCGAATCATGCCCTTCAAAGACCAGATCAAGCAACGCAATGGCGTGCTCGATCACACTCTGTTGGTCCGAAGATGCCAGTCTGATCATGCCCAGTTCCTTCCAGGCCGCTGGCTCCGCGGACCACCGACCCAATGCAAAAACGCAACTGGCGGATCATAGCTCAGATCCGATAGTTGGAAAAGACAAAATCCCGCCGGATCCGAATCCGACGTTGCCTTCCTTCGTCAATTCGCCGGGACGGGTCTCGATTCCATGATCCGGGCGGCATGACCAAACGAACCGAGGTTGTAGGTACTCTCATAGCCCATCGACTTCAGGACCTTCGTCCCGTGACCGCTGCGGTTCCCACTGCGACAGTGGAGAAGGACGATCTGTTCCTTCTCCGGAACGACCTCGGCGATCCGATCGGCCAACTGGTCGAGCGGGATATTGATCACTCCGGGAATGGACTTGTTGGCGAATTCCGCCGGCGTCCGCACGTCGATCACGACCGCTCCCGCATCCAGGTACTTGAGGGCATCCTCTTCCTTCAGACTGCCAAGAGCCCGGGTGACCTGAAGAGCCAGAAAGACAACGACAATAACAGCAAAAATGGTCCAATTCATATGATTGCACAATTGAGAACGCATTTATTCCTCGAAATCAAGGCCCGGAGACCGATTTTCCTTCAGATTTCCTGGTGTCTGCCCTTTCGAGATCCGGGATTCCGTCCGTGTCGGGGGGACCGTGCCAACGGCCGGCCATCCGCTTACGCGGCCCCATCCCGGACTTGCCAACCGGCCGGCTCGTTCCTTAATGATTCCGAGTGGAATCGACCCTGCCCCCGTCCGATTCGGGATTCCGCCTGCCGGAAATCCGCCCCATCAACCGCAAGGCCGCTCTTGGCTGGATACGTTCCGGCTGGTCGGATCTTCGGGCCATGCCGCTGGCCAGCCTTTTTTACGGCCTGATCCTGACCGGCCTTGGGGTGGCAGTCTGGCTCCTGGTCGAAAGCACCAGTTACCGGATCGCCCTCGCCAGTGGCGTCATTCTGGTGGGCCCTTTCCTGGCCGGCGGCCTTTTCGACCTCAGCCACATCCGCGCGGAAACCGGGAAGGGCAGCCTGGCCCATTCCCTGACTGCCTGGCGCCACAATGCTCTCGCGATCAGTTTGTTCGGCATCGTCCTCGTCATTCTCCTCGGACTCTGGAGCCGGACCTCGGTCATCCTGATCGCCATCTATTTTGCCGGCGACATCCCCGAGGCCCACGTGGCCATCGAACAGATTCTCGGAACAGGCAGCGGCTGGGTTTTCCTCGGCTGCTACGCCCTGGCCGGATCAGCCTTTGCGGCCTTTGTTTTCGGTATCAGCGTGGTGACTATTCCTTTGCTGCTGGACCGGAAGGATTTCGATGTTCCGCTGGCTGTCGTGGTGAGCTTCAAGACAGCGCTCAGGAACCGATCGGGCATGGTGCTCTGGGCTGTTCTGATCGCCCTCTTCATCGGGGTGGGCTTCGCCACCCGCTACCTTGGATTCATCGTCATCCTGCCACTTCTCGGCCACGCCACCTGGCATTCCTATGTCGAGATGATTGAACGGCCGGGCCACCCTCGAGACTGACTCCTTCGGATCACCATCCGCCTTCCCGACTCCTTACCGGATTGGAAAGGAGCCTCTGGTCCGCCAGGAACACCACCTTGAGTCCACCTGGGGGCAGGGCCGCCGCCCGGAGCATCCAGGATTCCGTCCTCTACGGTCGGACAGGCCCGTAACCAGGGACAACGCGCTCGGGGAGCACGACCCTCCATCTCAAGACCATCAGACAGAGCTGTCCCAAAATTGGGACGCCGGCTGTTTCGCAGACCGAACACCCCGACCTCGCGCCGGGAGCTTCGCTGTTACGATCAGAAAAATTAAGTTTTTATCTATGTCTTGTCCAATTACTTACAAATTCATTCCACGACTTGGCACGCCTCCAGCATTACATCAGGCAGAAAGCAGAAAACCAAATCCAACACTCAACTCACCACAACCATGACCATCATCGCTTCCCTCCTCATCATCGCCGGCCTGATCTCCAGTATCGTTGACGACCTCCGCCACGAAGAAACCAGCCACCGGTTGACCGGCCAGGCCTGAACCGCAACAGCACCGTCACCACCAAACCAAACCACCCTCACCGAGACCACCATCATGATCACCGTAACCGCCACCTTCGTCCTCGTCCTGGCCAGCCTCGCCTACAGCGCCTTCACCGATGTGCGCCAGTCGGAAGAAGCCAACCGGACCCTCCGGACCCACGCCTGAGACCAATCCCCTCGGGAAGATCAACAACCAAGAGCCACCGGCCAGAAGCCGGTGGCTTTTTCATTCCCGGAATCCCCGATCCGTGCGGAGGATTTAGGGATGATCCGGGAAGGTTCTTGACCCACTGAGCCGATACGGGGATCAACCCCGTTTCGCATGCTCCCAGACTCCACGCCGACAGATCAACCGGTGAAGCCGTCCCGACGCTCCCGACTCTGGGACCCCGGGTTCCCGTTCCGCCCCGCGTCGATCACTTTCTTTTACGGCTGGGTGATCGTCGCAGCGGCCACCATCGGGATGATCTTCACCATCCCGGGCCAGACCATGGGGTTCAGTGTCTTCACCGACATCCTGATCGTCGAGCTCGGCCTTTCCCGCCTCCAACTGAGCACGGCCTATCTGGTCGGTACCGTTCTGAGTGGTTTCTCCCTGCCCTGGCTCGGACGGGTTTTCGACCGGATCGGGGCCAGACGGATGGCCGTCTACGCCTCAGTCGCCACGGGTCTTGTGCTCTTCTACCTGAGCGCATGCACCCGGATCAGTGCCGCCCTCACCGCGATTATCGGCCCGACCGGAATCGCAACGGTGGCAGTTCCGTTTCTCGTGATCACAATCGGGTTCTACCTGATCCGCGCCTCCGCCCAAGGTGTTCTGGCCCTGACCGGCCGCAATATGATCGGGAAGTGGTTCGACTACCATCGGGGGACGGCGCTCGCGTTGAGCGGTGTCTTCACCGGATTTGCCTTTTCCATCGCCCCACGCGTCCTGGATATGTTGATACGCCGTTTCGGCTACGACGGCACCTGGGGCCTTCTCGGGGTGATCACGCTGATCGGGATGGGCGGGCTCGGCTGGCTTCTCTATCGGGACAATCCCGAGCAATGCGGTCTGCGGATGGACGGGCCGGAGGCCGCCGGCCGCAAGCGGATCTTCCACGCCGACGCCATCGCCCACCGGGACTACTCCCTGGCGGAGGCCGTCCGCACCCTCCCCTTCTGGGCCTTCATCCTGTCTTTCGCCTTCTATTCCCTTTTCGGCACGGCGATCACGTTTCACATCGTCTCGCTCGGAGCGGAGGCCGGGATCGATCGGACGACCGTGATCGGGTACTTCGTGCCCATGGCCTTCTTCAGTGTAGGAACCAACCTCTTCTGCGGCTGGATCAGTTCCCGTACCCGGCTCAAGTACCTTCTTTTCGCCATGAATCTGGCTGCGATCGCCTCGGTCGTCGGCGCCCTCAACCTTGCCGAGGGATGGGGGCCGGCTCTGTTTGTCGCCGGCAACGGCGTCTGCGGAGGTGCCTTCGTCGCTCTGGCCGGCATCTCCACCCCAAGATTCTTCGGGCGCAGGCACATCGGCGCGATCAGCGGAGTCGGCATGTCGAGCATGGTCATCGCCAGCGGAATCGGACCCTTCGTTTTCAGCCTTTCCACCTCAACGACCGGATCCTACCGGGCCGCCCTCTGGATCTCCCTGCTGATTCCGGCATTTCTTGCTCTGCTGGCAACCCGGTCGGATAATCCCCAGCGACGGGACTGAAATTGAAAAAGGGGCTTGAACTCCCGGCCCCATTGCCTCTTTTTCCATGGTTTCTGTGCGCCCGTAGCTCAATTGGATAGAGCGCCTGACTACGGATCAGGAGGTTTGGGGTTCGACTCCCTACGGGCGTGCCACTCTGCAATGTCAGGGTGGCACAGACGCAGAGTCTACTGCGACCGGTCAATCAGTCCCGGGAGCCTCACCTACGGTGGTCCGGTTGTCCGCTTGGCGGACCCCGGTCATGTCGCTGCGCTCGGAACGACTCCCTACGGGCGTGCCACTCTGCAATGTCAGGGTGGCACAGACGCAGAGTCTACTGCGACCGGTCGATCAGTCCCGGGAGCCTCACCTGCGGTGGTCCGGTTGTCCGCTTGGCGGACCCCGGTCATGTCGCTGCGCTCGGAACGATGTCTTCACTCCGTTTCGAATGTCGTCGCCTGGCTCCTCGGAACCCTACGGGCGTGCCACTCAGGAACGGAATCAAAGAGTAAGGCCCTGAATTCCAACAGGCCCTCGCGATGCAGGCTCCGGAATCGGGCGTGAGCCTCAACCAATTGGTCAGAAGTAAGTCGGCCGATTGAGGTTTTGGCAAGAAGGGTGGCGCCTCTCATTGGTCCATACCCAACTGACCCCCGACCGTCCGACTGGTCCAGTTGCCCTAGTCGATACGCGACGAGACCGGAACCGATGGCGGCCTGACGTTTTCGATGACGAGCGCACGACGAATCTCGCCGGTGGTCTTCCTGACAAAGAAAATGAGGTCAAACCCGTGGGATAGCCGCTCGTATCGGATCATCTGGATCCCAATGAAAAAGCATCTCTTTTCGTGTAGGCATAAAGGCTTTCCGAATCCTCGCAGTCAGGCTCGCCGAGAAGGCGGGTGATTTCCTCACCTGTCCGAACCGAATCTGCCAAGTCGATCAATCGACCGAGTTCAGGTTCGTCCGCCGCACAGGCTGCGACACCCTCCAACAGGGTCAGGATCAGTGTGAAAATCGCCCATCGCATCGGGATCAGGATTGCCGGGCATATAAATGAGGTCCGCTTTCGGGCCGGCACCCGACACCGTCCCGATCTGCAAAAAGGTAAGCGGTGGCGCCGGATGCCTCATGCGGATATTCCGCGATGGGTCCTGATTGCCGGCGCGACCTCTTCAATTCGCATTGCATCCCTTTGAGGGTCGGGCGACGATGACGCTTCCATCCGTCCCCCCGAATCCCCATTCAGAGGAGTTTCTGCATGACCGCATTGAAGAACGCCAAGGTCCGTCTCGCCATCATCGGAGCGGGCGGCATTTCCGGAGCCCACGCCAACGGCATCAACGCCCACCGCGACAAGATCGAATGCGTCGCCCTTTGCGATATCTCCGACAAGAACCTGAAGCAGCGGAGCGAGCAACTCGGAGGCGTTGCGGCCCGGTTCAGGGACTGGAAGGTCATGCTCAAGTCCATGGGCGACCAGATCGACGCCGTCGACATCTGCCTGCCCCACCACCTTCACGCCAGGGCGATTCTCGACGCCGCCGCCGCCGGCAAGCACATCCTCTGCGAAAAGCCGATGTGCATGAACCTTAAGGAGGCCGATGCCATCGCCACCGCGGTCAAGAAGGCGGGCGTGACCTACATGTCGGCCCATAACCAACTCTTCATGCCGGCGGTGCGGGAGGCTAGGAAGATGATCGACGACGGTGCAATCGGCAAAGTCCTCTGGCTGCGCTCCCAGGATTGCTTCCAGGCGGGTCCGGATGGGTTCCGCGGGGCCTGGCGCGCCAAGCTCAAGTGGCAGGGAGGCGGAGAACTGATCGACACCGGTTACCACCCGAGTTACCGGCTTCTTCACCTCGCCGGTGCACCGGCCGTCGCCATCCGCGGCACCATGGGCCGGTTCCTCCAACCCATCGAGGGTGAGGATACCGCGAGCGTACAGGTCCGCTTCGCCAACGGAGCCATCGGAGAGGTCCTGACGTCATGGGCCTTCAACAATCCGCATGGCACCCACCAGATCCACGTCATCGGCGAAAAGGGCCAGGTGTTTGGATCTGGCAATGAACTGTATTTTCTGCCGAACGGCTACAGCCAACCGGCGAAGCGGGAGTTCAAACCGGTCGACACCATAGCCGCGGAAATGGAGCACTTTGCCGACTGTCTGAGCGAAGGCAGGCGTCCTCTTCACTCCGTCGAGGAAGGACGGGCCGTCCTCGAACTCATCCTGAGCTCCAGCAGGGACGCCAGGGGCTGGGAGAAAACAGCCGTCAAGAAAGTGAGGCGATCATGAGCGGGACGCGCACCGCCGGGTTCACCATCGGCTTTCGGCGCGGCTGGTCCGACTGGCAGAAGGATCTGGGGGCCGTGCTCGAGTGGGCCAAAGCCAACGGCATGGGCGCTCTCGACCTCGGCCGCGACGGCGACACCCTCGCCTCGGCCGTCGTCGACGCCGGCCTGCGGGTCGGTTCGGTGGACCTGGCCGAATGGCAGGGCATGATTTCGGCCGACAAAGGGAAGCGCGCCGAGGCCGTGGCAAAGAACGCCGACTACATCAAGGCCTGTGCCAGGATCGGGCCGATGAATCACTTCCTCGCCATGTTGCCCGAGAAGCCGGAGCTGCCGCGCAGCGACAATTTCGGCTTCATGGTCGAGAGTTTTTCCGCCCTGGCCCCGACCCTGGAAGCCTGCGGGGCGCGGATCGTCGTTGAGGGCTGGCCGGGACCGGGTGCCCTGTGCTGCACCCCGGAGGGTTTCCGCAATTTTTTTGCCGAATGCCCGTCCAGGTCGATGGGCGTCAACTATGACCCGTCCCACCTGATCCGCATGGGGATCGACCCCCTGCGTTTTCTGCGCGAATTCATCGACCGCGTCGGTCACGTTCACGGCAAGGACACCGAGCTTTCCCCGGAGCGTCTCTACGAGCTGGGCCACGAACAGCCCCCCACCTTTGCCAAGTCCTTCGGGTTCGGAGGGAACCACTGGCGCTACGCCATCCCCGGGCACGGCGTGATGAATTGGGGGGAGGCCTTCCGTCTTCTCGCCGAGCATGGCTACAAGGGTTGTGTCTGCATCGAGTTGGAAGACCAGGATTTCAATGGCAGCGAGGCCACCGAAAAGCTGGGCCTGCAACTGGGAGCGCGCTACCTCGAGGGCTGCTGAGATCGATTCCCGCCAACCCGGGTTACCGCACGGGGAGGACCATACCGGAGGACTCCTCCGCGCGGCGGCTACACGGCACAAATGCTTCTGTTGCTTGCAATTTGCCCTGTGTGCTCCACTTTTCCACAAATCTGCCCCGGAACCCGTTACCCTAAACGGAGTTCCATGATCTAACCGTCCGCATGTATCCTATGAAAATGAAACGCTGGGCTCTCGCCCTATTCTCGCTTGGCCTCACGATTGCCGCGCAAGCCGCCGACAAGAAACCCAACATCCTCGTCATCTGGGGCGACGATATCGGTACCTGGAACATCAGTCACAACAGCCGTGGCATGATGGGCTATATGACGCCGAATATCGATCGAATCGCAGCGGAGGGCGTCGCCTTCACCGACTACTACGGACAGCAGAGCTGCACTGCCGGCCGGGCCGCCTTCATCAACGGAAGCGTGCCGGTTCGCACCGGAATGACCAAGGTCGGCATTCCCAGTGCGAAGGAAGGGTGGCAGAAAACCGACGTCACCATGGCCACCGTGCTCAAGAGTCAGGGTTACGCCACCGGCCAGTTCGGAAAGAACCACCAGGGAGACAGGGACGAGCACCTGCCCACCATGCACGGGTTCGACGAGTTTCTCGGCAACCTCTATCACCTCAACGCCGAGGAGGAACCGGAGAATGAGGATTACCCGCGCGACATGGTCATGGCCAACGGCAAGACCTTCTATGAGAACTTCGGACCACGCGGCGTGCTCCACTGCAAGGCGGACGGCAAGGGTGGACAGACCATCGAGGACACCGGCCCGCTGACCAAGAAGCGGATGGAGACGATCGATGAAGAGACGCTTGCCGCGGCAAAGGATTTCATCACCCGCCAGGTCAAGGCCGGCAAACCCTTCTTCTGCTGGTGGAATGGAACCCGCATGCATTTCCGCACCCACGTCAAGGAAGAACACCGTCACCCGGGCAACGACGAGTATACCGACGGCATGATCGAGCACGACATGCAGGTCGGTGAACTGCTCAAGCTCCTCGACGATCTCGGCATTGCCGACAATACCGTCGTTCAATACTCCACCGACAATGGCCCTCACTACAATACCTGGCCGGATGCGGGCACCATGCCCTTCCGCAGCGAGAAGAATTCCAACTGGGAGGGCGCCTACCGCGTCCCCGCGTTCGTCCGCTGGCCCGGTCATTTCCCGGCTGGTGTGACCCTCAACGGCATCGTCTCGCACGAGGACTGGCTGCCCACCTTCGCCGCCATCGCCGGAAACCCCGAGATCAAGAATCAGCTTCTCAAGGGGGTTGACCTCAATGGTCGGCACTACCGCAATTATATCGACGGCTACAATCAGCTCGATTACCTCACCGGCAAGGTCGCCGAGTCACCCCGCCATGAGTTCATGTATGTCAACGACGACGGGCAGATCGTGGCCATGCGTTACGACGACTGGAAGGCAGTCTTCCTCGAGAACCGTGGAGTCGCCTTCGAGGTCTGGCGCGAACCGTTCATCGAATTGCGCGTTCCCCTTCTCTTCAATCTGCGGCGCGATCCCTTTGAGCGCGCCCAGCACAATTCGAACACCTACAATGACTGGTTCCTCGACCGCGTGTTCGTTCTCGCCCCCATGCAGCAGCTGGCCGCGAGGTTCCTCATGACCATGCAGGAATACCCGCCCAGCCAGACACCCGGTTCCTTCAACCTCGTCAAGGTTGAGGAGCAGATCAAATCGGCCATGGGCGGCAGATAAACACCGGTTCTTTTCGAGACCGCCATCCGGAAGGGTGGCGGTCTTTTCGCTTTCAGGAATCAAACCCGAAGACCTCACGCCACACTCTCCACTCATGAACACGAACACTTTTGCCTGTGCACTTGTCTTTATCCTCGCCCACGCGATTGCCCCATCGCTCGTCCGCGCTGAAGCCATCCTCGCCCCCCTTCCCTCTTGGAACGACACCGGCCACAAGAACTCAATCGTGACGTTCGTCGAACGCGTCGCGGACGAGTCATCCGATACCTTTGTGCCCGCCCCCGAGCGCATCGCGGTGTTCGACAATGACGGCACGCTCTGGAGCGAACAACCGATGTATTTCCAGGCATTCTTCATCTTCGACCGGATCAAGGTGCTCGCACCGCAACATCCCGAGTGGGTGACACAGGAGCCATTCGCCTCGGTTCTCAAGGGAGACATCAAGGCTGCACTGGCCGGCGGTAAACACGCGCTCGTCGAGTTGGCCATGGCCACCCACGCCGGCATGACGACGGAGGAATTTGAAACAATTGTCACCGAGTGGATCGAGACGGCCCGTCATCCCGAAACCGGCCGGCCCTACACCGAAATGGTATACCAACCGATGCTCGAACTTCTCACTTACCTGCGCTCGAACGGATTCAAGACCTTCATCGTTTCGGGCGGCGGCATCGAGTTCATGCGTCCGTGGGCGGAGCGGGTCTACGGCATCCCGCCCGAGCAGGTGATCGGCAGCAGCATCAAGACAAGATACGAGGTGCGCGACGACACTCCCGTCATCGTCCGTCTCCCCGAGATGAATTTCATCGACGACAAGGAAGGCAAACCGATCGGCATCCATCAGCACATCGGACGGAGACCCATCTTCGCAGCCGGCAACTCGGACGGTGACTTTCAGATGCTCGAGTGGACGACGTCGGGATCACGTCCCTCGCTGGGCGTCTATATCCATCACGATGATGCCGACCGCGAATGGGCCTATGACCGCGATTCGCACATTGGCCGGCTCGCCCGCGGCCTCGACGAGGCCGAACAGCACGGTTGGATTGTCGTAAGCATGAAGGACGACTGGCGAGTCATCTTCAGTGACTAGTGGCCGAACCGGTCGGGCGGGAGTAGGACCCTCCATTGAGGATCGATCTGTAGGGCGGTTCTCCGGTTCGACAGGCTCACCACTCTGAGTCCATCGAAGGGCCGGGTGGTCGCCTGGCGAAGGCCGACGATTCAAGAAGCCAGTTACCGCCAATCCTCGAAGAATCTGCACGAATTCGCGAGCTGGTACCGCCGGTCCTTTCAGAAGTCCAGGCCGTCCGGGAACCAATTCCGGCCTACCTCGATCGGGCAGAAATGATTGCCGTTCGAGCGCAGAGCGCCAGCAACAATGACGGTGAAGGAGCTGTCCAGGGGTTCTTCACCGGCATCATCAAGGCACCCGTCGCTCTGGTAGGCAGCATCGGTTCCTCGATCTTTCCTGTTCAGGGAACACCGCTTGACCGGGAAATGCTCGATGAGAGCGTGCTCGCGCTCCTCGAGGACGATATCCTGAACGCCGCACGCGAATGGATGAATCCCGAATCACGGATCAGGGGAAAGGCCGCCTTGATCTCCAAGTCAGATAAGGACGGCAGGAACATCCGGGTCGTCAACATTCAAGCGTGGAAAGAAAACAAGAGGGTGGCCCATCTTGACGTCACCCTTTCGGGTACGGAAGAGGGACAATGGGAAGTGGTGGACCAGAAGAAGCGGTGAGTCACACCTGACATCCGCGTCGTCATCCGCGGATCTTCAGGAAACCGTCAGGCCGGCTATCGCCAGCCCTTCCTTGATTTGAGCGACCAGCGCGTCGTCCTTTATGTAGCGTCGGATGAGCCAGTCCGCATTCCCGGAGAATCCGGGCCTGAACTCGAGAATTCTTTCTCGAAAACGGACCGCATCGTCGATTCGGCCGAGGTGGGCCAGCGCCACACATTGCATGAGCGGACACCAGAAGCTGCTCGAAGTCGTGGTGGCCATGGCCTCGCTCAAAGCCAAGGCAAAATCGTCGCGCCGCAGGGCTTCAGCCCAGAGCGCACCATGCACAAACCGGGAATGAAACGGATTACCCTGGATGGCCTGCCGAAGCTTCGCGGAACCTCGCTCCCAATCGCCGCAAAGTGTGAGCAAATAGGAGATCGCGTCCAGAAAGAGCAGCGAACCGCCCGCGTTGACCAGTGCGGCCTCGGCATGCCGCCGTGCGGACTTCATGTCATCCATCACGAGGCAGACATACCCGGCAATGGCCTCGGTCCGGCAATCCTGGGGATTCCGGCTCAACCCTTCGAGTGCGAGATCAAGGGCCTCCTCAATCCGAACCGGGATCCCATCGAATCCGAGAGCCCAGAG
This sequence is a window from Opitutaceae bacterium. Protein-coding genes within it:
- a CDS encoding cyclopropane-fatty-acyl-phospholipid synthase family protein, which gives rise to MIRLASSDQQSVIEHAIALLDLVFEGHDSPPVSVRLWEGTLWPDGERRPATLILKSPGALRGMFGSISEKRLAEAFIADRFDVSGDLEAACSMADLLADLADSNLAKRIRLMAHLRRLPADPGEFAGRGASVSRFGRRHSRERDRQSVRFHYDLSNEFFQLWLDPRMVYSCAYFGQRDGDLERAQEAKLDLLCRKLRLKAGDRVLDVGCGWGGFAVYAARHYGVEVTGVTLSGRQADWASERVVGAGLAGRVRIEPVDYRELKPDHPFDAVVSVGMAEHVGRERLGEYFRTLRDFLRPGGVLLNHAIGEGGRPRRATCPSFIDSYVFPDGDIPPLPVVLGSAEEAGLEIRDVENLREHYGLTLRHWVRRLEAAHAQALRHVDESTYRIWRLYMAASAYAFDRGYLSVYQTLLSRPDPDGRSGLPLRRDDWYGRD
- a CDS encoding rhodanese-like domain-containing protein; the protein is MNWTIFAVIVVVFLALQVTRALGSLKEEDALKYLDAGAVVIDVRTPAEFANKSIPGVINIPLDQLADRIAEVVPEKEQIVLLHCRSGNRSGHGTKVLKSMGYESTYNLGSFGHAARIMESRPVPAN
- a CDS encoding DUF2189 domain-containing protein produces the protein MESTLPPSDSGFRLPEIRPINRKAALGWIRSGWSDLRAMPLASLFYGLILTGLGVAVWLLVESTSYRIALASGVILVGPFLAGGLFDLSHIRAETGKGSLAHSLTAWRHNALAISLFGIVLVILLGLWSRTSVILIAIYFAGDIPEAHVAIEQILGTGSGWVFLGCYALAGSAFAAFVFGISVVTIPLLLDRKDFDVPLAVVVSFKTALRNRSGMVLWAVLIALFIGVGFATRYLGFIVILPLLGHATWHSYVEMIERPGHPRD
- a CDS encoding MFS transporter, with the protein product MKPSRRSRLWDPGFPFRPASITFFYGWVIVAAATIGMIFTIPGQTMGFSVFTDILIVELGLSRLQLSTAYLVGTVLSGFSLPWLGRVFDRIGARRMAVYASVATGLVLFYLSACTRISAALTAIIGPTGIATVAVPFLVITIGFYLIRASAQGVLALTGRNMIGKWFDYHRGTALALSGVFTGFAFSIAPRVLDMLIRRFGYDGTWGLLGVITLIGMGGLGWLLYRDNPEQCGLRMDGPEAAGRKRIFHADAIAHRDYSLAEAVRTLPFWAFILSFAFYSLFGTAITFHIVSLGAEAGIDRTTVIGYFVPMAFFSVGTNLFCGWISSRTRLKYLLFAMNLAAIASVVGALNLAEGWGPALFVAGNGVCGGAFVALAGISTPRFFGRRHIGAISGVGMSSMVIASGIGPFVFSLSTSTTGSYRAALWISLLIPAFLALLATRSDNPQRRD
- a CDS encoding Gfo/Idh/MocA family oxidoreductase; the protein is MTALKNAKVRLAIIGAGGISGAHANGINAHRDKIECVALCDISDKNLKQRSEQLGGVAARFRDWKVMLKSMGDQIDAVDICLPHHLHARAILDAAAAGKHILCEKPMCMNLKEADAIATAVKKAGVTYMSAHNQLFMPAVREARKMIDDGAIGKVLWLRSQDCFQAGPDGFRGAWRAKLKWQGGGELIDTGYHPSYRLLHLAGAPAVAIRGTMGRFLQPIEGEDTASVQVRFANGAIGEVLTSWAFNNPHGTHQIHVIGEKGQVFGSGNELYFLPNGYSQPAKREFKPVDTIAAEMEHFADCLSEGRRPLHSVEEGRAVLELILSSSRDARGWEKTAVKKVRRS
- a CDS encoding sugar phosphate isomerase/epimerase, yielding MSGTRTAGFTIGFRRGWSDWQKDLGAVLEWAKANGMGALDLGRDGDTLASAVVDAGLRVGSVDLAEWQGMISADKGKRAEAVAKNADYIKACARIGPMNHFLAMLPEKPELPRSDNFGFMVESFSALAPTLEACGARIVVEGWPGPGALCCTPEGFRNFFAECPSRSMGVNYDPSHLIRMGIDPLRFLREFIDRVGHVHGKDTELSPERLYELGHEQPPTFAKSFGFGGNHWRYAIPGHGVMNWGEAFRLLAEHGYKGCVCIELEDQDFNGSEATEKLGLQLGARYLEGC
- a CDS encoding arylsulfatase, whose translation is MKMKRWALALFSLGLTIAAQAADKKPNILVIWGDDIGTWNISHNSRGMMGYMTPNIDRIAAEGVAFTDYYGQQSCTAGRAAFINGSVPVRTGMTKVGIPSAKEGWQKTDVTMATVLKSQGYATGQFGKNHQGDRDEHLPTMHGFDEFLGNLYHLNAEEEPENEDYPRDMVMANGKTFYENFGPRGVLHCKADGKGGQTIEDTGPLTKKRMETIDEETLAAAKDFITRQVKAGKPFFCWWNGTRMHFRTHVKEEHRHPGNDEYTDGMIEHDMQVGELLKLLDDLGIADNTVVQYSTDNGPHYNTWPDAGTMPFRSEKNSNWEGAYRVPAFVRWPGHFPAGVTLNGIVSHEDWLPTFAAIAGNPEIKNQLLKGVDLNGRHYRNYIDGYNQLDYLTGKVAESPRHEFMYVNDDGQIVAMRYDDWKAVFLENRGVAFEVWREPFIELRVPLLFNLRRDPFERAQHNSNTYNDWFLDRVFVLAPMQQLAARFLMTMQEYPPSQTPGSFNLVKVEEQIKSAMGGR
- a CDS encoding HAD family hydrolase is translated as MNTNTFACALVFILAHAIAPSLVRAEAILAPLPSWNDTGHKNSIVTFVERVADESSDTFVPAPERIAVFDNDGTLWSEQPMYFQAFFIFDRIKVLAPQHPEWVTQEPFASVLKGDIKAALAGGKHALVELAMATHAGMTTEEFETIVTEWIETARHPETGRPYTEMVYQPMLELLTYLRSNGFKTFIVSGGGIEFMRPWAERVYGIPPEQVIGSSIKTRYEVRDDTPVIVRLPEMNFIDDKEGKPIGIHQHIGRRPIFAAGNSDGDFQMLEWTTSGSRPSLGVYIHHDDADREWAYDRDSHIGRLARGLDEAEQHGWIVVSMKDDWRVIFSD